Proteins found in one Aethina tumida isolate Nest 87 chromosome 1, icAetTumi1.1, whole genome shotgun sequence genomic segment:
- the LOC109596696 gene encoding protein rhomboid isoform X2, with translation MTGKRSRSFKCAVHHRDREVSSENDFHLLLVEPPLFRRMVTIVADEFLTDARDRKYYADHYTCCPPPLFIIIITLVELGFFAYYSVSTGELNPAGPVPIDSIFIYRPDKRTEIWRFLLYMMLHAGWLHLGFNLVVQLLVGLPLEMVHGSGRVALIYMAGVVAGSLGTSVFDTDVYLVGASGGVYALLAAHLANVLLNYNNMQCGILRLFGIFAIASCDVGYAIYSRYAAETMGPPVSYVAHLTGALAGLTIGLLVLKNFEQKLHEQLLWWIALGVYAACTIFAVLFNIMNPTVDNIENLGDGVNSQYVYKRFGV, from the exons ATGACTGGAAAACGATCAAGAAGCTTTAAATGCGCGGTGCACCACAGAGATAGAGAGGTCTCGTCTGAAAACGATTTTCACTTGTTGCTAGTCGAACCACCATTATTTCGCAG GATGGTTACAATAGTCGCCGATGAGTTTTTAACCGATGCCAGGGACAGAAAGTATTATGCAGACCACTACACGTGTTGTCCGCCGCCTctgttcatcatcatcatcacttTGGTTGAG CTGGGCTTCTTCGCTTATTATTCGGTGAGCACCGGCGAACTGAATCCCGCTGGACCAGTGCCGATCGATTCGATCTTCATCTACAGGCCGGACAAACGGACAGAGATATGGCGATTCCTGCTTTACATGATGCTGCACGCGGG TTGGCTGCATCTGGGCTTCAACCTGGTGGTACAGTTATTGGTCGGTCTGCCCCTGGAGATGGTGCACGGATCCGGACGCGTGGCCCTCATCTACATGGCTGGCGTGGTGGCCGGATCGCTGGGCACGTCCGTATTCGATACGGATGTTTATCTTGTCGGTGCGTCAGGGGGTGTTTACGCCCTCCTCGCGGCGCATCTTGCCAACGTCCTGCTTAATTACAACAACATGCAGTGCGGAATACTCCGATTGTTTGGTATCTTTGCCATTG cATCTTGCGATGTGGGGTACGCCATATACTCCAGGTACGCGGCTGAAACGATGGGACCGCCGGTTTCGTACGTGGCCCATTTGACTGGAGCCTTGGCGGGTTTGACGATAGGCTTGCTGGTGCTGAAGAATTTCGAGCAGAAGCTCCACGAACAGCTGCTATGGTGGATTGCGTTGGGGGTGTATGCAGCCTGTACGATTTTCGCTGTACTCTTCAATATTATGAACCCGACGGTTGATAATATCGAGAATTTAGGAGACGGCGTCAACAGTCAATATGTGTACAAGAGGTTCGGGGTTTAA